One window from the genome of Tachysurus vachellii isolate PV-2020 chromosome 5, HZAU_Pvac_v1, whole genome shotgun sequence encodes:
- the hibadhb gene encoding 3-hydroxyisobutyrate dehydrogenase b produces MAALLRGSRKSLLGKWHNHVASVQVCRSMASKTQVGFIGLGNMGNPMAKNLIKHGYPVIATDVFPESCKELQELGAQILDTPADVADKADRIITMLPSSPNVIDVYTGQNGILKKVKKGSLLIDSSTIDPAVSKEMAVASEKMGAVFMDAPVSGGVGAATSGKLTFMVGGVEEEFTAVKELLSCMGANVVYCGQVGTGQAAKICNNMLLAIGMIGTAETMNLGIRLGLDPKLLAKILNMSSGRCWSSDTYNPVPGVMEGVPSANNYQGGFGTTLMAKDLGLAQNTATNTKTPVPLGSLAHQIYRMMCARGYASKDFSSVFQFLREEEGQ; encoded by the exons ATGGCGGCTCTGTTAAGGGGCTCTCGGAAAAGTCTTTTAGGAAAGTGGCATAATCATGTCGCTTCGGTTCAGG TCTGCAGATCTATGGCCTCCAAGACCCAGGTGGGCTTCATTGGCTTGGGGAACATGGGAAACCCAATGGCCAAGAACCTGATCAAACACGGCTACCCTGTGATTGCTACAGATGTTTTCCCAGAGTCTTGCAAAGAACTACAGGAGCTGGGGGCTCAA ATCTTGGACACACCTGCAGATGTGGCAGACAAAGCAGACCGCATCATCACGATGCTGCCGTCAAGCCCTAATGTTATTGATGTGTACACGGGTCAAAATGGAATTCTTAA GAAGGTGAAGAAAGGCTCTCTACTCATTGACTCCAGTACCATTGATCCTGCTGTATCCAAGGAAATGGCTGTTGCTTCCGAGAAAATGGGTGCTGTTTTTATGGATGCTCCGGTATCTGGAG GTGTTGGAGCCGCCACTTCTGGTAAGCTGACCTTCATGGTGGGAGGAGTGGAGGAGGAATTCACAGCAGTGAAAGAGTTACTAAGCTGCATGGGAGCCAATGTAGTTTACTGCGGTCAGGTTGGCACAGGACAG GCAGCTAAGATCTGTAACAACATGCTGTTGGCAATAGGAATGATTGGCACTGCCGAGACCATGAACTTGGGCATCAG GCTGGGGCTCGATCCCAAGCTTCTGGCAAAAATACTCAACATGAGCTCAGGCCGCTGCTGGTCCAGTGACACCTATAATCCTGTTCCAGGAGTAATGGAGGGAGTGCCCTCAGCTAACAACTATCAAGGGGGGTTTGGAACCACACTAATGGCTAAG GATCTGGGACTCGCACAGAACACTGCAACAAATACGAAGACTCCAGTTCCACTGGGTTCACTGGCTCATCAGATCTATCGCATGATGTGTGCACGTGGTTATGCCAGTAAGGACTTCTCCTCTGTCTTCCAGTTCCTGCGTGAAGAGGAGGGCCAGTAG